A region from the Rhinoderma darwinii isolate aRhiDar2 chromosome 2, aRhiDar2.hap1, whole genome shotgun sequence genome encodes:
- the BLACAT1 gene encoding bladder cancer associated transcript 1 produces MPQFTFACFCGLHGFCKMKPKKEDPQAEQETSV; encoded by the coding sequence ATGCCTCAATTTACCTTTGCATGTTTCTGTGGTCTTCATGGGTTCTGCAAAATGAAGCCAAAGAAAGAGGATCCGCAAGCTGAACAGGAGACTTCAGTATGA